Sequence from the Methanocorpusculum vombati genome:
TGACGTTAGAACTCGGGGTAGGAGTGACGGTGACGTTAGAGCTAGGGGTAGGAGTGACGGTGACGTTAGATCTCGGGGTAGGAGTGACGGTGACGTTAGAGCTAGGGGTAGGAGTAACAGTGACGTTAGAGCTAGGGGTAGGAGTAACGGTCACGGTGGAACTCGAAGTCGGAGTGATCGTCGCAGTAGCGGTAACGTTAGAACTCGGGGTAGGAGTAACAGTAACTGTAGGAGCGTCGGTGTAGAGTGCAGACAGTATCACCGTACCATTAGGCATGGTGAATGTCAGAGGGGACTGGGTACGCTGCGTATCATTGAGCGTAAGTCCCTTTACATCCCAGGAGGAGAACGTTTTACCCACAATCGTATTAGCAGTGACCGTAACCTTTTCCCCCGGATAGAATGCACCAGACGTAGTACCATTAGAAAGGGTGCCGTTCGTGACAGTGACGGTGAACTTCGCAGATTCCTCATAGATGGCTTCAATCACCACATCTCCACGAGGCATGGCAAACGTCAGGGTGGAGTTCGTACGGTCAGCATCGCTGAGGGAAAGAGACCCGGAAATAACATTCCAGGAAGAGAACTTTTTGCCGACAGGGGGAGCGTTCGCAGTGACGGTGACGTTCTCGCCGGCACAGAATGCACCAGACGTAGTACCATTGGCAAGCGTTCCGTTCGTGATGTGTACCGGATAGGTGGGCGCTGCGGCAAAGGTGACGTTGAGCCGGTGATCGGTTTGAAGATCGGAGATCACATACGTTTTGTTGTCTATGACCTGGGAGGTGACGTCCTGGTCATTATCCGTAAGCTGGAAAAATCTACTTCTGATGTCCGGATGAATCGTCACGGTGACATCTCCACCATCCATGACGCCCCAGGGATCATCCGGCATCCGTGTCATAGTACCGGTAAACCCATTGTCCACGGTGGTCAGAGTTACGTTGTAGTACCGTGTCAGCGCGGGCCCGGAAACGGAAGGCTGGGGCCTGCCTTTCAGCACCGGATACGGATAAGAAGGATCCGTAGACATCATCCAGTTCTTGTCATAACTTGCTCCATACTCGGAAGCAGCGCTGAAAACACTGCGGAAGAAACTCTCGTTACGGTACACCTGTGTTTGGGTAACATTCTCTCCGTTTATTCCCGTCTTCATCATCAAGTCTGGGTTAAATTTGTCCGGACCACCATTGATAATGGCATCCATCCACCGTCCGGCATAGTTGTGATCTAAGATGGGATTGGTGTAAGTATATACTGGTGTTACCCTGCCTTTGAATTGGGTCAGGCTCGAGGCCCTTGTGGCCGTAAGCCGGGGGTTCAGCGCAACACAACCTTTGAGGACATAGGTGCCCTGGGCTACGTACAGCCTGCCAACCAGTCCTCCCACCCATGTGTAATCATGATTGGGAGAATCGACCGTTACGGTACCGGTGGCATAGCAGTTGAAGATCACATGGGTGGTGTCCTGCTTAGCATCACAACGGCCAACCAGTCCTCCGCAGGTTACCCATGTACTAGAGGTGGACCTATCCCGAATGATCACGTTACCGGTGGCGAACGAGTTTCGGATGGGGACCTCGCTGGGGCCAACCAGTCCTCCGCAGGCTACCTGGTTACCATAACTTCCTTTTCTCTCCCCCTCCACCGTCAGGGTAGAATAACTGTTCTCCACAGCGCCATGCCCAAGAGTATTCTCCCTTAGGCTCCCAGCAAGCCCACCGCCAAAGACACCATACTCTTCCGAGACAGCTTTTACCATTCCGTTAGTAACGGAACAGGAATAGATCCGAACGTCCATGCCCCTCCCAATCAGTCCTCCAGCTCGACAGTTCTTTTTGGTGGACGCCGAGATCTCAACCCCGTTCAGATCCAGATTCTGGATTGTCGCCCCTAAAGCAAAACCGAACAGACCTGCATTCACAGTATTTTCGAAGTTGGTCTGGTCCACACGCAGACGACTGATACAATGGTTGGCCCCGTCAAACGTACCGCCAAACGGCGAAGTCTCCGTTCCGATAGGCTGCCAGTTGACGTATCCCAGATCCAAATCTGCACACAAACGGATGTACTTTCCCGAAAAGGATGTTCCCTCATTCACCTTCTGCGCAAACGCGGCCAAACTTTCTGCATCATAGATGCAGAACGGATCGGTCGCCGACCCGTGCCCTGCGTTCACTTCATCCTCATACCAGGTCTGGTTTACCGAACCATCCCAGACACCTGACGCAGCCGCACTCGCGGCTGGCACCAGACCGCACAGTACCACAACAATCAGCAGAACAACAAAAAATCTGCTCCGCAGATGATCGTTTCTCGGCACCAATCGGGATCCATACTGAAGAAAATCACAATTCATGATCACTAAAGATCGTGTTACTGCACTATATATAATGATCAGAGAATCGTATGAAATGGTGTTAATTACCATAATTCAACATAGTTTACAAAATCAGACGAAACACACCCCGCATCAGCTCGGAAAATGAACCAAGACAGGCAACAGCAGCACCCAAATATAAGAAAAAATCACAAATAATATATAAAAATAGAGAGAAATTGAAGGCAACACCAGATAAAAACCAGAAATTTCCAACAAATATCACCACGCGCACCACAGACAGTGTATCTTACGTACACACTATTGATTGAATAAAATAAATTGAAAAATCCAAATAAAACGCATATAAAGTAATACTATAATAACATACAAATAGTACAGTGCAGATCATAAATAACCAAAAACATACAAATAAAAAGTACAAGTACAGCAGAAGAGCGGCAGGCAAAACAGAACTCCGGCCTAAAAAATCAGGGAAAACAACCCGATCACAAAAGGGCCAAGGCCGGGACTCGAACCCGGGTCAAAGGATCCACAGTCCTATAGGATGTCCAGCTACCCTACCTTAGCCTGAAAACCAGCATATCTGGAACAAGTTGGGATGGTTTCATACCGCCGTATGAAACACTCTATTACATAGGGTGTTCCCGAATATTAACATATCCTTTAGATAGCGGCCAGGGTGCCATTTACGTTTATTACTGACCACTGCCAATACTTACGTAGTTTTTATCTCTGTTTTATACCATGCAGAGAGGAGGGAAATACGAAATGGCAGCAGAACATATCCGCACCCCCATTGTCTGCGTATTGGGGCACGTAGATCACGGGAAGACATCACTCCTGGATCGGATCCGGGGCTCGCGTGTTGTCGCAGGCGAAGCAGGGGCAATTACCCAGCATATCGGCGCAACGATGATCCCGATCGACTCGATTCAGAAGATGAGCGGTGATCTTGGAAAGATGAAGACAACGGTCCCGGGTCTTCTCTTCATCGACACACCGGGACATCACGCATTCACCACACTCCGCGCACGCGGCGGCGCACTTGCCGACATTGCAATATTAGTAGTGGACGTCAACGAAGGATTCAAACAGCAGACGATTGAAGCACTCCAGATTCTCCGGAACTGCAAGACCCCGTTCGTGATTGCGGCAACAAAGATCGACCGCATCCCCGGCTGGCGGGCGATGGAGAACGCATCGTTCCTGAAATCCTACAAAAACCAGAACGAACGCGTACAAACCGAATGCGAAAACCGTGTCTACGAACTGGTCGGAAAACTTTCCGATATGGGATTCAACTCCGAACGGTTCGACCGCGTAAGCGACTTCCAGCGCAACCTGGTGATCGTGCCGGTGAGCAGCATGACCGGAGAAGGCATCGGCGATCTGCTGATGGTGATGATCGGTCTTGCGCAGCGGTTCTTAACCGAAGGTCTCAAGACCACCGTCGAAGGACCCGGTGTCGGCACGGTGCTTGAAGTCAAAGAAGAGAAGGGCCTTGGCACAACACTTGACGTGATCCTCTACGACGGCATCATCAGTGTCGGCGACGAGATCGCAATCGCCGGGACAGACGGACCGATTGCCACAAAAGTCCGGGCACTTCTGCAGCCGCGGCCGATGAAGGAGATCCTGATCGAAGACCGGTTCCAGCGCGTGAAGTCGGTAACCGCAGCAGCCGGAGTAAAGATCACCGCGCCGAACCTGGAGAACATCATCGCAGGCTCACCCGTCCGCGTGATTCGCGGCGACCGCGATGCAATGCTTGACAAAATCGAAGAGGAGATGCAGGAGATCAATGTGAAACTCTCCGAGGTCGGCATCACGGTTCGCGCCGACACCATCGGCGCGCTTGAAGCACTCTCCAAGGAGCTTGAGGAGAAGAACATCCCGATCATGCGTGCCGAGGTCGGCCCGGTCAGCCGCCGCGATTTGATCGAGATCAGTGTGATGAAGGACGAGCTGTACAAGACAGTACTCTGCTTCAACGTCCCTCTGCTGCCCGACGCGGACGCAATGATCCGCGACGAAGAGGTCGACGTGAAGATCTTCTCCAACCGCGTCATCTACAAACTTATCGACGACTACATCGACTGGCGCGACGAACTTACCCGCGCACGGGAAGCAAAACAGTTTGAGACGGTCGTCCTTCCGGCAAAGTTCTCCATTCTGCCCGACTGCGTGTTCCGCCAGAGCGGACCGGCAGTGGTGGGCGTGCGGGTTCTGGGCGGCATTCTCCGGCCGCATGTCGGCGTTGCAACGCGCGAGGGCAAAGTCGTGGGCGAGATCAAACAGATCAAACTCAACAAGGAAAACATTCAGGAAGCCAAGGAAGGAGTCGAGGTTGCGGTTTCGATTGAC
This genomic interval carries:
- the infB gene encoding translation initiation factor IF-2 — its product is MAAEHIRTPIVCVLGHVDHGKTSLLDRIRGSRVVAGEAGAITQHIGATMIPIDSIQKMSGDLGKMKTTVPGLLFIDTPGHHAFTTLRARGGALADIAILVVDVNEGFKQQTIEALQILRNCKTPFVIAATKIDRIPGWRAMENASFLKSYKNQNERVQTECENRVYELVGKLSDMGFNSERFDRVSDFQRNLVIVPVSSMTGEGIGDLLMVMIGLAQRFLTEGLKTTVEGPGVGTVLEVKEEKGLGTTLDVILYDGIISVGDEIAIAGTDGPIATKVRALLQPRPMKEILIEDRFQRVKSVTAAAGVKITAPNLENIIAGSPVRVIRGDRDAMLDKIEEEMQEINVKLSEVGITVRADTIGALEALSKELEEKNIPIMRAEVGPVSRRDLIEISVMKDELYKTVLCFNVPLLPDADAMIRDEEVDVKIFSNRVIYKLIDDYIDWRDELTRAREAKQFETVVLPAKFSILPDCVFRQSGPAVVGVRVLGGILRPHVGVATREGKVVGEIKQIKLNKENIQEAKEGVEVAVSIDGVTIGRQIDVGETLYVAVPERHVKVLETEMLSHLNAGTQEALEEYTNIFRKTQPFWGK
- a CDS encoding InlB B-repeat-containing protein, encoding MNCDFLQYGSRLVPRNDHLRSRFFVVLLIVVVLCGLVPAASAAASGVWDGSVNQTWYEDEVNAGHGSATDPFCIYDAESLAAFAQKVNEGTSFSGKYIRLCADLDLGYVNWQPIGTETSPFGGTFDGANHCISRLRVDQTNFENTVNAGLFGFALGATIQNLDLNGVEISASTKKNCRAGGLIGRGMDVRIYSCSVTNGMVKAVSEEYGVFGGGLAGSLRENTLGHGAVENSYSTLTVEGERKGSYGNQVACGGLVGPSEVPIRNSFATGNVIIRDRSTSSTWVTCGGLVGRCDAKQDTTHVIFNCYATGTVTVDSPNHDYTWVGGLVGRLYVAQGTYVLKGCVALNPRLTATRASSLTQFKGRVTPVYTYTNPILDHNYAGRWMDAIINGGPDKFNPDLMMKTGINGENVTQTQVYRNESFFRSVFSAASEYGASYDKNWMMSTDPSYPYPVLKGRPQPSVSGPALTRYYNVTLTTVDNGFTGTMTRMPDDPWGVMDGGDVTVTIHPDIRSRFFQLTDNDQDVTSQVIDNKTYVISDLQTDHRLNVTFAAAPTYPVHITNGTLANGTTSGAFCAGENVTVTANAPPVGKKFSSWNVISGSLSLSDADRTNSTLTFAMPRGDVVIEAIYEESAKFTVTVTNGTLSNGTTSGAFYPGEKVTVTANTIVGKTFSSWDVKGLTLNDTQRTQSPLTFTMPNGTVILSALYTDAPTVTVTPTPSSNVTATATITPTSSSTVTVTPTPSSNVTVTPTPSSNVTVTPTPRSNVTVTPTPSSNVTVTPTPSSNV